From Nicotiana tabacum cultivar K326 chromosome 15, ASM71507v2, whole genome shotgun sequence, the proteins below share one genomic window:
- the LOC107779447 gene encoding uncharacterized protein LOC107779447 — MGKLICDSTTSSPVIPWRDPTSTPSSLDLVDQLSPATTTASAVAVAIADSSSWENVSALEEQQRKHLMKIQAKGVLWKHPKDQNASVVFRLSHGGEVEADGNCLFTACGKSMGMTTVSYARDLRRRTVRRFLEDLGSVSEEEKEVIESAIKHMYSPDLKSGWGIHVVQELKLLAKKEDREALDSAISELVQLGMQRELAAESIYNERCIAVDDGPSWAKYMSVCGSPDDEYDIITLQYTEEGLLTVDENRDGRAAAFGDDIAIECLATEFKREIFVVQAHGSDAMVDDENCVFFLPHRPRSEICEPPFFLFMKGTGWCGAGADHYEPLIASPSPYVLQEKVALVL; from the exons ATGGGGAAACTCATCTGCGACTCAACAACGTCGTCGCCGGTTATTCCATGGCGGGATCCTACCTCAACTCCGTCATCCCTCGATCTCGTTGACCAGTTATCTCCGGCGACAACCACCGCCTCCGCCGTCGCAGTCGCCATAGCTGACTCCTCCTCGTGGGAAAATGTTTCAGCTTTAGAGGAGCAGCAGAGGAAGCATTTGATGAAGATTCAAGCCAAGGGAGTGCTGTGGAAGCATCCTAAAGATCAGAACGCTTCGGTGGTTTTCCGGCTGAGCCACGGCGGAGAAGTCGAGGCAGACGGGAACTGTCTTTTTACGGCTTGTGGTAAATCTATGGGGATGACGACGGTGTCGTACGCCAGAGATCTGAGACGGCGGACGGTGCGGAGGTTCTTGGAAGATCTTGGATCGGTTAGCGAGGAGGAGAAAGAAGTGATTGAATCGGCGATTAAGCACATGTATTCTCCCGATCTGAAATCTGGGTGGGGTATTCATGTAGTTCAAGAGTTGAAGCTGTTAGCTAAGAAGGAAGATCGAGAGGCTCTCGACTCGGCCATATCTGAGCTTGTTCAGCTCGGCATGCAGCg AGAATTGGCTGCTGAGTCTATATACAATGAGAGGTGCATAGCTGTGGATGATGGCCCAAGTTGGGCCAAGTACATGTCGGTCTGTGGTTCCCCTGATGATGAATATGATATCATCACTTTGCAGTATACTGAGGAGGGCTTACTAACTGTAGATGAGAACAGGGATGGTCGTGCAGCTGCTTTTGGAGATGACATAGCAATTGAATGCCTTGCAACCGAGTTTAAAAGAGAGATCTTTGTG GTGCAAGCTCACGGATCTGATGCAATGGTTGATGATGAAAATTGTGTCTTCTTCCTCCCACATCGTCCAAGATCTGAAATATGTGAACCTCCTTTCTTCCTTTTCATGAAAGGAACAG GTTGGTGTGGTGCTGGGGCCGATCATTATGAGCCTCTTATTGCTTCTCCTTCACCTTATGTTTTGCAGGAGAAGGTAGCGTTGGTACTGTAG